The following proteins are co-located in the Telopea speciosissima isolate NSW1024214 ecotype Mountain lineage chromosome 9, Tspe_v1, whole genome shotgun sequence genome:
- the LOC122640024 gene encoding uncharacterized protein LOC122640024, translating into MIYSIFHKAIHGGSGQELDDDKNSTMKKKKSEMPSQQSGRFQDSSGASGEKRSDEPTTNKSATQCTVMCVYLTKIAGMCRNVTVTWCKNLINHSLNISVDNPGDKETNYTCKIDLKPWHFWSKKGFKSFTVSGKRVDVFWDLRSAKFSGSPEPNGDYYVALVSDEEVVLLLGDSKKEAYKRTKSRPSLIDAVLICKKENVFGKKCFSTRAKFDERKKEHDIVVENSITGPRDPEMWISIDGIVLIHVRNLQWKFRGNETVIVNKTPVQVFWDVHDWLFSSNGLGHGVFIFKPGAPEYRIDQDFKDGSSSVCSGDSNSGSAYFSTQSVPTSPDFCLFLYAWKLE; encoded by the exons ATGATCTATAGCATCTTCCACAAAGCAATCCATGGTGGATCAG GTCAGGAGCTCGATGATGATAAGAATTCGaccatgaaaaagaaaaagtctgAAATGCCAAGTCAGCAATCTGGGCGTTTTCAAGATTCAAGTGGGGCTTCAGGGGAGAAACGGTCAGATGAACCAACCACGAACAAATCCGCCACACAATGTACTGTTATGTGTGTGTATCTAACAAAAATTGCAGGAATGTGTCGCAATGTTACGGTTACATGGTGCAAGAATCTCATCAACCATTCTCTAAACATCTCAGTAGATAATCCTGGAGATAAAGAAACAAATTACACCTGCAAGATTGACCTAAAGCCATGGCATTTCTGGAGCAAGAAGGGATTCAAATCATTCACTGTAAGTGGAAAACGAGTAGATGTTTTCTGGGATCTACGTTCTGCGAAATTCTCAGGTAGCCCAGAACCAAATGGAGATTACTACGTAGCCTTGGTTtcagatgaagaggtggttttGTTACTGGGAGATTCTAAGAAAGAAGCTTATAAGAGAACAAAATCAAGACCTTCTTTAATAGATGCAGTATTAATCTGCAAGAAAGAGAATGTATTTGGTAAGAAATGTTTTTCCACAAGAGCTAAATTTgatgagaggaagaaagaacatGATATTGTGGTAGAGAATTCGATAACTGGACCAAGAGATCCTGAAATGTGGATTAGCATAGATGGGATAGTGTTGATCCATGTTAGAAATCTGCAATGGAAATTTAGGGGAAATGAGACAGTGATAGTGAACAAAACACCAGTTCAAGTCTTTTGGGATGTTCATGATTGGTTGTTTAGCAGCAATGGATTAGGACATGGTGTGTTCATATTCAAACCAGGTGCACCTGAGTATAGGATTGATCAAGACTTCAAAGATGGAAGCAGCAGTGTCTGCAGTGGTGATAGTAACAGTGGGAGTGCATATTTCTCCACGCAGAGTGTTCCAACATCACCAGATTTTTGCCTGTTCCTATATGCATGGAAGCTTGAGtga
- the LOC122640025 gene encoding uncharacterized protein LOC122640025: MAIVLGNFSIKFSVKLGFHVLSPQVKRASIISCCRGYGASGPVRYVPKKYRQVDGKSFAPPTKSSKEMFNCSDSSSLRERDPQGGRGVRRMSGLDEEYRDQPSFADRVCHAESVNSIQEFGNTIQSLVLNDDINTELEVPDHDLMGELEMVEEEIGTSFVKNLYEEDAVEANKTKQDAEKVVIEALGRRAFTEVELRKKLRGKKFPHNIIEEVITDCRCRGLINDYLYAESFSRSRWSSSFWGPRRIKQALHIKGVDREDSEKAMKVTFEHVDSGSDQELRFGMSDSSLERLFVQASKQWLRGGDVPHETRKSRIIRWLQYRGFDWSVTIYIVKKLETQYPP; encoded by the exons ATGGCGATTGTTCTGGGGAACTTCTCCATCAAATTCTCAGTCAAGCTTGGATTTCATGTCCTATCCCCACA GGTAAAAAGAGCCAGTATCATCAGCTGCTGCAGAGGTTATGGAGCCTCCGGACCCGTTAGATACGTTCCTAAGAAGTATCGCCAGGTCGACGGGAAATCATTTGCTCCTCCTACGAAGAGCTCCAAAGAAATGTTTAACTGTTCGGATTCCAGTTCTTTAAGAGAGAGGGATCCTCAGGGTGGGAGAGGTGTGCGGAGAATGTCGGGCTTGGATGAGGAATATCGAGATCAACCTTCCTTTGCTGATAGAGTGTGTCATGCTGAAAGTG TGAATTCAATCCAAGAGTTTGGGAATACCATCCAATCTTTAGTGTTGAATGATGACATTAATACTGAGCTGGAGGTCCCTGATCATGATTTAATGGGGGAGCTTGaaatggttgaagaagaaattggaaCTTCTTTTGTGAAGAATCTTTATGAAGAGGATGCAGTAGAAGCCAACAAAACTAAACAAGATGCCGAGAAAGTAGTCATTGAAGCACTTGGAAGGAG AGCATTTACAGAAGTTGAGCTGCGGAAAAAACTGCGTGGAAAGAAATTTCCTCACAATATAATTGAGGAAGTAATAACTGATTGCCGCTGCAG GGGGTTGATCAATGATTACTTATATGCAGAATCTTTTTCACGGTCTAGATGGTCTTCGTCATTTTGGGGGCCTAGGAGGATCAAGCAA GCACTGCACATAAAGGGAGTAGATAGAGAAGATTCAGAGAAGGCAATGAAAGTCACTTTTGAGCATGTTGATTCTGGCAGTGATCAGGAGTTGAGATTTGGCATGTCTGATTCTTCATTGGAACGTCTATTTGTTCAGGCCTCCAAGCAATGGCTTCGGGGTGGAGATGTGCCACATGAGACACGGAAATCACGAATCATTAGGTGGCTACAGTATCGAGGGTTTGACTGGAGCGTCACCATTTACATTGTAAAGAAGTTGGAAACCCAGTATCCACCATAG
- the LOC122640022 gene encoding leucine-rich repeat receptor-like serine/threonine-protein kinase RGI4 isoform X2, with protein sequence MPAIPKNLFPSPNVFSITFLLSINSLFFLRCLSIDVQGQALLEWKNSLNSSTDILRTWNPSDPSPCNWFGIVCNSNGEVTEISLKSVNLQGPLPSNLQSLSSLKSLILTGTNLTGSIPNETGDYQELELIDLSSNAISGEIPVDICRLSKLHTLFLNSNFLEGGIPSDIGNLSSLVYLMLYDNQLTGEIPRSIGRLSKLEVFRAGGNQNLKGELPSEIGNCSNLVMLGLADTSITGSLPPSIGSLKKIQTIAIYTSLLSGPIPEEIGNCSNLQNLYFYQNSISGPIPRSVGELKKLQSMLLWQNSLVGTIPFELGNCKELMLVDLSENLLSGSIPTSFGNLLGLQELQLSINQLTGTIPSEISNCTALTHFEIDNNQISGEIPEGIGKLQSLTLFFAWQNKLTGKIPESLADCQNLQALDLSYNQILGPIPKQIFGLRNLTKLLLLSNDLSGFIPPDIGNCTNLYRFRINDNRLTGTIPAEIGNLRNLNFLDMSNNRIVGGIPPAISGCENLEFLDLHSNGLTGSVPETLPKSLQFVDISDNRLTGPLTPSLGSLTELTKLVLGKNRISGGIPAELVSCCKLQLLDLGDNGFSGQIPKELGRIPALEISLNLSCNQLSGEIPSEFSGLDKLGILDISHNQLTGKMDMLAGLQNLVLLNISFNGFSGELPDTPFFRKLPLNDLMGNKGLYISPNGGVVTPAERGRTTKPAMKMAMSILVSASAVLLLLAVYLLVRERMRANGVSAEDDRWDITLYQKFDFSIDDVVRNLTSANVIGTGSSGVVYRVAILNGETLAVKKMWSSSSSSSSPSPSEKEESSEKGEMESGAFGSEIRTLGSIRHRNIVRLLGWCANRSRSMKLLFYDYLPNGSLSSMIHGDGGGQEQVKKAAEWETRYEVVLGVAHALAYLHHDCVPAILHGDVKAMNVLLGPGLEPYLADFGLARLVNVADGDSTKLSLKPHLAGSYGYMAPEHASMQRITEKSDVYSFGVLVLEVLTGRHPLDPTLPGGVHLVQWVQDHLKRKGNPVDILDPRLQGRPDPQVHEMLQTLAVSSLCVGTRASDRPMMKDVVAMLKEIHHVEVPRSETDLVKKDASSMVVSSPQARKLVLEGSSNCSFAFSDDSISI encoded by the exons ATGCCTGCAATTCCAAAGAATCTCTTCCCTTCTCCCAATGTCTTCTCTATCACTTTCCTTCTTTCAATaaactctctctttttcttaagGTGTTTATCCATTGATGTACAGGGCCAAGCTCTTCTGGAATGGAAAAACAGTCTAAACAGCTCCACAGACATATTAAGGACATGGAATCCTTCGGACCCAAGTCCCTGCAACTGGTTTGGGATCGTTTGCAATTCGAATGGCGAAGTAACCGAGATAAGTTTAAAATCAGTCAATTTGCAAGGTCCACTGCCTTCAAATTTGCAATCTCTCTCGTCTTTGAAGTCTCTTATCCTCACAGGAACCAATCTAACAGGGTCCATACCGAACGAAACTGGAGATTATCAAGAATTGGAACTCATAGATCTCAGCAGCAATGCTATCTCCGGTGAAATTCCTGTTGATATTTGCAGGCTaagcaagcttcatactctgttTCTCAACTCGAATTTTCTTGAAGGAGGAATCCCTTCTGACATTGGAAATCTTTCAAGCCTAGTGTATCTGATGCTCTACGATAATCAACTCACCGGCGAAATTCCCAGGAGTATCGGAAGACTAAGTAAACTTGAGGTCTTCAGAGCGGGCGGAAATCAAAATCTGAAAGGAGAGTTGCCATCAGAGATTGGGAATTGCAGTAATTTAGTGATGTTGGGCCTTGCAGATACCAGCATTACAGGAAGTCTTCCTCCGTCGATAGGGTCACTGAAGAAGATTCAAACCATAGCGATTTACACATCTCTGCTATCTGGTCCCATTCCAGAAGAGATCGGTAACTGCAGCAATCTTCAGAACCTGTACTTTTATCAGAATTCAATCTCTGGTCCCATCCCAAGGAGTGTTGGGGAATTGAAGAAGCTTCAAAGCATGCTTTTGTGGCAGAATAGCCTTGTGGGTACCATCCCTTTTGAGCTCGGGAACTGCAAAGAGCTTATGTTGGTGGATTTATCAGAGAATCTGCTGTCAGGAAGCATACCTACGAGTTTTGGAAATCTCTTGGGGCTTCAAGAGCTTCAGCTGAGCATCAATCAGTTAACAGGTACTATACCTTCCGAGATCTCAAACTGCACAGCTCTGACTCACTTCGAAATCGACAACAATCAGATTTCTGGTGAGATTCCAGAAGGCATCGGCAAGTTACAGAGCTTGACATTGTTCTTCGCTTGGCAGAATAAGTTGACTGGTAAAATCCCTGAAAGTCTTGCAGATTGTCAGAATCTTCAAGCTCTTGATCTCTCCTACAATCAAATTTTGGGTCCCATACCAAAGCAGATCTTCGGATTGAGGAATCTTACAAAGCTTCTGCTGCTATCCAATGATTTATCGGGTTTCATACCACCAGACATCGGAAACTGCACGAACCTATACCGGTTTCGAATCAATGACAACAGGCTCACGGGTACGATTCCGGCCGAGATTGGGAACTTGAGGAATTTGAATTTCTTAGACATGAGCAATAACCGGATCGTAGGTGGGATTCCTCCGGCGATCTCCGGATGTGAAAACCTCGAGTTTCTCGACCTCCATTCTAATGGGCTCACCGGTTCTGTGCCGGAAACGCTTCCGAAAAGCCTGCAATTCGTTGATATATCCGACAATAGGCTAACAGGGCCATTGACTCCGAGCCTGGGGTCGTTAACAGAGTTGACAAAACTCGTTCTTGGGAAGAACCGAATCAGTGGTGGAATCCCCGCAGAGCTAGTGTCGTGCTGCAAGCTACAGTTATTGGACCTCGGGGACAACGGTTTCTCAGGCCAGATACCAAAGGAATTGGGTCGGATACCGGCACTGGAGATATCTCTGAATCTGAGCTGCAATCAGCTCTCCGGTGAAATCCCATCAGAGTTCTCTGGTTTAGACAAGCTTGGGATTCTGGACATCTCCCACAACCAGCTTACTGGGAAAATGGACATGCTTGCGGGTCTCCAGAACCTAGTCCTTCTCAACATATCCTTTAATGGCTTTTCGGGAGAATTGCCAGACACCCCATTCTTCCGGAAACTCCCGCTAAACGACCTGATGGGGAACAAAGGGCTTTACATCTCCCCCAATGGCGGCGTCGTGACACCAGCTGAAAGGGGTCGGACCACCAAGCCCGCAATGAAGATGGCAATGTCAATCCTCGTCAGCGCCAGTGcggtgctgctgctgctggcGGTTTACTTGCTAGTGCGGGAGCGTATGAGGGCGAATGGAGTATCGGCGGAGGATGACAGATGGGATATAACACTCTATCAGAAGTTCGATTTCTCCATCGACGACGTCGTCCGGAACTTGACGTCAGCGAATGTGATCGGAACGGGGAGCTCAGGGGTGGTGTACAGGGTTGCGATCCTTAATGGGGAGACGCTGGCGGTGAAGAAGatgtggtcttcttcttcttcttcttcttctccgtcaccGTCGGAGAAGGAGGAGTCGTCGGAGAAGGGAGAGATGGAGTCGGGAGCATTCGGGTCGGAAATCAGGACACTTGGGTCGATCCGACACAGGAATATAGTGAGGCTTTTGGGTTGGTGTGCCAATAGGAGCAGAAGCATGAAGCTGTTGTTCTATGACTACCTACCAAATGGAAGCTTGAGCTCTATGATCCATGGCGATGGTGGTGGGCAGGAGCAGGTGAAGAAGGCGGCGGAGTGGGAGACCAGGTACGAGGTTGTGCTGGGAGTGGCGCATGCACTGGCTTACCTTCACCACGACTGCGTCCCTGCCATATTGCACGGTGATGTCAAGGCCATGAACGTCTTATTGGGTCCGGGTCTGGAGCCCTACCTAGCGGACTTCGGGTTAGCCAGGCTAGTGAATGTTGCTGATGGTGACTCCACCAAGTTGAGCCTCAAGCCTCACCTTGCTGGATCCTATGGCTACATGGCTCCTG AGCATGCATCAATGCAACGAATCACAGAGAAGAGCGACGTTTACAGCTTTGGTGTGTTAGTATTGGAGGTACTCACGGGAAGGCATCCATTGGACCCAACCTTGCCAGGAGGGGTACATCTGGTCCAATGGGTCCAGGACCACTTGAAAAGGAAAGGTAACCCAGTGGACATACTTGACCCAAGGCTCCAAGGCCGGCCTGACCCTCAGGTACATGAGATGCTTCAGACGCTGGCTGTCTCCTCCCTATGCGTCGGCACAAGGGCCAGTGATCGCCCCATGATGAAGGATGTTGTGGCCATGCTCAAGGAGATCCACCATGTAGAAGTTCCAAGGTCTGAAACAGATTTAGTGAAGAAGGATGCATCATCCATGGTTGTTTCTTCTCCTCAG GCTCGGAAACTGGTCTTGGAAGGATCTTCTAACTGCTCATTCGCCTTTTCTGATGACTCCATCTCCATTTAA
- the LOC122640022 gene encoding leucine-rich repeat receptor-like serine/threonine-protein kinase RGI4 isoform X1 yields MPAIPKNLFPSPNVFSITFLLSINSLFFLRCLSIDVQGQALLEWKNSLNSSTDILRTWNPSDPSPCNWFGIVCNSNGEVTEISLKSVNLQGPLPSNLQSLSSLKSLILTGTNLTGSIPNETGDYQELELIDLSSNAISGEIPVDICRLSKLHTLFLNSNFLEGGIPSDIGNLSSLVYLMLYDNQLTGEIPRSIGRLSKLEVFRAGGNQNLKGELPSEIGNCSNLVMLGLADTSITGSLPPSIGSLKKIQTIAIYTSLLSGPIPEEIGNCSNLQNLYFYQNSISGPIPRSVGELKKLQSMLLWQNSLVGTIPFELGNCKELMLVDLSENLLSGSIPTSFGNLLGLQELQLSINQLTGTIPSEISNCTALTHFEIDNNQISGEIPEGIGKLQSLTLFFAWQNKLTGKIPESLADCQNLQALDLSYNQILGPIPKQIFGLRNLTKLLLLSNDLSGFIPPDIGNCTNLYRFRINDNRLTGTIPAEIGNLRNLNFLDMSNNRIVGGIPPAISGCENLEFLDLHSNGLTGSVPETLPKSLQFVDISDNRLTGPLTPSLGSLTELTKLVLGKNRISGGIPAELVSCCKLQLLDLGDNGFSGQIPKELGRIPALEISLNLSCNQLSGEIPSEFSGLDKLGILDISHNQLTGKMDMLAGLQNLVLLNISFNGFSGELPDTPFFRKLPLNDLMGNKGLYISPNGGVVTPAERGRTTKPAMKMAMSILVSASAVLLLLAVYLLVRERMRANGVSAEDDRWDITLYQKFDFSIDDVVRNLTSANVIGTGSSGVVYRVAILNGETLAVKKMWSSSSSSSSPSPSEKEESSEKGEMESGAFGSEIRTLGSIRHRNIVRLLGWCANRSRSMKLLFYDYLPNGSLSSMIHGDGGGQEQVKKAAEWETRYEVVLGVAHALAYLHHDCVPAILHGDVKAMNVLLGPGLEPYLADFGLARLVNVADGDSTKLSLKPHLAGSYGYMAPEHASMQRITEKSDVYSFGVLVLEVLTGRHPLDPTLPGGVHLVQWVQDHLKRKGNPVDILDPRLQGRPDPQVHEMLQTLAVSSLCVGTRASDRPMMKDVVAMLKEIHHVEVPRSETDLVKKDASSMVVSSPQAQAQAQAQAQAQARKLVLEGSSNCSFAFSDDSISI; encoded by the exons ATGCCTGCAATTCCAAAGAATCTCTTCCCTTCTCCCAATGTCTTCTCTATCACTTTCCTTCTTTCAATaaactctctctttttcttaagGTGTTTATCCATTGATGTACAGGGCCAAGCTCTTCTGGAATGGAAAAACAGTCTAAACAGCTCCACAGACATATTAAGGACATGGAATCCTTCGGACCCAAGTCCCTGCAACTGGTTTGGGATCGTTTGCAATTCGAATGGCGAAGTAACCGAGATAAGTTTAAAATCAGTCAATTTGCAAGGTCCACTGCCTTCAAATTTGCAATCTCTCTCGTCTTTGAAGTCTCTTATCCTCACAGGAACCAATCTAACAGGGTCCATACCGAACGAAACTGGAGATTATCAAGAATTGGAACTCATAGATCTCAGCAGCAATGCTATCTCCGGTGAAATTCCTGTTGATATTTGCAGGCTaagcaagcttcatactctgttTCTCAACTCGAATTTTCTTGAAGGAGGAATCCCTTCTGACATTGGAAATCTTTCAAGCCTAGTGTATCTGATGCTCTACGATAATCAACTCACCGGCGAAATTCCCAGGAGTATCGGAAGACTAAGTAAACTTGAGGTCTTCAGAGCGGGCGGAAATCAAAATCTGAAAGGAGAGTTGCCATCAGAGATTGGGAATTGCAGTAATTTAGTGATGTTGGGCCTTGCAGATACCAGCATTACAGGAAGTCTTCCTCCGTCGATAGGGTCACTGAAGAAGATTCAAACCATAGCGATTTACACATCTCTGCTATCTGGTCCCATTCCAGAAGAGATCGGTAACTGCAGCAATCTTCAGAACCTGTACTTTTATCAGAATTCAATCTCTGGTCCCATCCCAAGGAGTGTTGGGGAATTGAAGAAGCTTCAAAGCATGCTTTTGTGGCAGAATAGCCTTGTGGGTACCATCCCTTTTGAGCTCGGGAACTGCAAAGAGCTTATGTTGGTGGATTTATCAGAGAATCTGCTGTCAGGAAGCATACCTACGAGTTTTGGAAATCTCTTGGGGCTTCAAGAGCTTCAGCTGAGCATCAATCAGTTAACAGGTACTATACCTTCCGAGATCTCAAACTGCACAGCTCTGACTCACTTCGAAATCGACAACAATCAGATTTCTGGTGAGATTCCAGAAGGCATCGGCAAGTTACAGAGCTTGACATTGTTCTTCGCTTGGCAGAATAAGTTGACTGGTAAAATCCCTGAAAGTCTTGCAGATTGTCAGAATCTTCAAGCTCTTGATCTCTCCTACAATCAAATTTTGGGTCCCATACCAAAGCAGATCTTCGGATTGAGGAATCTTACAAAGCTTCTGCTGCTATCCAATGATTTATCGGGTTTCATACCACCAGACATCGGAAACTGCACGAACCTATACCGGTTTCGAATCAATGACAACAGGCTCACGGGTACGATTCCGGCCGAGATTGGGAACTTGAGGAATTTGAATTTCTTAGACATGAGCAATAACCGGATCGTAGGTGGGATTCCTCCGGCGATCTCCGGATGTGAAAACCTCGAGTTTCTCGACCTCCATTCTAATGGGCTCACCGGTTCTGTGCCGGAAACGCTTCCGAAAAGCCTGCAATTCGTTGATATATCCGACAATAGGCTAACAGGGCCATTGACTCCGAGCCTGGGGTCGTTAACAGAGTTGACAAAACTCGTTCTTGGGAAGAACCGAATCAGTGGTGGAATCCCCGCAGAGCTAGTGTCGTGCTGCAAGCTACAGTTATTGGACCTCGGGGACAACGGTTTCTCAGGCCAGATACCAAAGGAATTGGGTCGGATACCGGCACTGGAGATATCTCTGAATCTGAGCTGCAATCAGCTCTCCGGTGAAATCCCATCAGAGTTCTCTGGTTTAGACAAGCTTGGGATTCTGGACATCTCCCACAACCAGCTTACTGGGAAAATGGACATGCTTGCGGGTCTCCAGAACCTAGTCCTTCTCAACATATCCTTTAATGGCTTTTCGGGAGAATTGCCAGACACCCCATTCTTCCGGAAACTCCCGCTAAACGACCTGATGGGGAACAAAGGGCTTTACATCTCCCCCAATGGCGGCGTCGTGACACCAGCTGAAAGGGGTCGGACCACCAAGCCCGCAATGAAGATGGCAATGTCAATCCTCGTCAGCGCCAGTGcggtgctgctgctgctggcGGTTTACTTGCTAGTGCGGGAGCGTATGAGGGCGAATGGAGTATCGGCGGAGGATGACAGATGGGATATAACACTCTATCAGAAGTTCGATTTCTCCATCGACGACGTCGTCCGGAACTTGACGTCAGCGAATGTGATCGGAACGGGGAGCTCAGGGGTGGTGTACAGGGTTGCGATCCTTAATGGGGAGACGCTGGCGGTGAAGAAGatgtggtcttcttcttcttcttcttcttctccgtcaccGTCGGAGAAGGAGGAGTCGTCGGAGAAGGGAGAGATGGAGTCGGGAGCATTCGGGTCGGAAATCAGGACACTTGGGTCGATCCGACACAGGAATATAGTGAGGCTTTTGGGTTGGTGTGCCAATAGGAGCAGAAGCATGAAGCTGTTGTTCTATGACTACCTACCAAATGGAAGCTTGAGCTCTATGATCCATGGCGATGGTGGTGGGCAGGAGCAGGTGAAGAAGGCGGCGGAGTGGGAGACCAGGTACGAGGTTGTGCTGGGAGTGGCGCATGCACTGGCTTACCTTCACCACGACTGCGTCCCTGCCATATTGCACGGTGATGTCAAGGCCATGAACGTCTTATTGGGTCCGGGTCTGGAGCCCTACCTAGCGGACTTCGGGTTAGCCAGGCTAGTGAATGTTGCTGATGGTGACTCCACCAAGTTGAGCCTCAAGCCTCACCTTGCTGGATCCTATGGCTACATGGCTCCTG AGCATGCATCAATGCAACGAATCACAGAGAAGAGCGACGTTTACAGCTTTGGTGTGTTAGTATTGGAGGTACTCACGGGAAGGCATCCATTGGACCCAACCTTGCCAGGAGGGGTACATCTGGTCCAATGGGTCCAGGACCACTTGAAAAGGAAAGGTAACCCAGTGGACATACTTGACCCAAGGCTCCAAGGCCGGCCTGACCCTCAGGTACATGAGATGCTTCAGACGCTGGCTGTCTCCTCCCTATGCGTCGGCACAAGGGCCAGTGATCGCCCCATGATGAAGGATGTTGTGGCCATGCTCAAGGAGATCCACCATGTAGAAGTTCCAAGGTCTGAAACAGATTTAGTGAAGAAGGATGCATCATCCATGGTTGTTTCTTCTCCTCAGGCTCAGGCTCAGGCTCAGGCTCAGGCTCAGGCTCAGGCTCGGAAACTGGTCTTGGAAGGATCTTCTAACTGCTCATTCGCCTTTTCTGATGACTCCATCTCCATTTAA